One stretch of Priestia megaterium DNA includes these proteins:
- a CDS encoding Na(+)/H(+) antiporter subunit B, with translation MKKNDLILQTTTKVVTFIIIIFAIHLFFAGHYTPGGGFVGGLTTSAALVLLLLAFDIKTVSKVIPFDYKKVAASGLLLAILTGLGSFIFKVPFLTHTYSYFNLPLLGKTSLATVVLFDLGVYLVVVGVTMTIIQTIGESE, from the coding sequence GTGAAAAAAAATGATTTGATTTTACAAACAACGACAAAAGTAGTCACGTTCATTATTATCATTTTTGCCATTCATCTCTTCTTTGCAGGTCATTATACACCTGGAGGAGGGTTTGTTGGGGGACTTACTACCTCAGCTGCCCTTGTATTACTACTGCTGGCTTTCGATATAAAAACCGTATCGAAAGTCATCCCATTTGATTATAAGAAGGTTGCGGCTTCCGGACTGCTGCTAGCTATTTTAACCGGGCTGGGGTCATTTATTTTCAAAGTCCCCTTTCTCACTCACACGTACAGCTATTTTAACCTTCCTCTTCTCGGGAAAACATCTTTAGCTACAGTTGTACTATTTGATTTAGGTGTATATCTAGTAGTTGTTGGTGTTACGATGACCATTATTCAAACGATTGGAGAGAGTGAATAG
- a CDS encoding Na(+)/H(+) antiporter subunit F1 produces the protein MLDIFLNVSLILISASTIGFVYRVVKGPSTADRAMALDAIGINIIAITAIISIIFRTQAFFEVILLLGIIAFVGTVAFSKFLEKGEVIEYERDQ, from the coding sequence ATGCTCGATATTTTTTTAAACGTTTCGCTCATTCTCATTTCTGCTTCAACTATTGGGTTTGTTTATCGAGTGGTGAAAGGTCCGTCGACTGCTGATCGGGCAATGGCCCTTGACGCTATTGGAATTAACATCATTGCCATCACGGCCATCATCTCGATTATTTTTCGAACCCAGGCTTTTTTCGAAGTCATTTTACTGCTAGGCATCATAGCCTTTGTAGGTACCGTTGCTTTTTCTAAGTTTTTAGAGAAAGGAGAAGTGATTGAATATGAACGTGATCAGTGA
- a CDS encoding Na(+)/H(+) antiporter subunit C, whose amino-acid sequence MEILMSIVAGILFTAAVYLMLSRSLLRIIIGTGLLSHGVHLLILTMGGLKGGSVPLLGEKASSYTDPLPQALILTAIVISFGVTSFFLVLAYRAYQELGTDDMDKLRGNEHDE is encoded by the coding sequence GTGGAAATATTAATGTCCATAGTGGCAGGGATTCTATTTACTGCCGCTGTATATCTTATGTTATCCCGCAGCTTACTGCGAATTATTATTGGAACAGGCTTATTAAGCCACGGCGTTCACCTGTTGATTTTAACGATGGGCGGATTAAAAGGAGGAAGTGTTCCCCTTCTGGGAGAAAAGGCTTCTTCTTATACAGATCCTTTACCTCAAGCACTAATTTTAACTGCCATTGTCATAAGCTTTGGCGTCACTTCTTTTTTCCTTGTACTAGCTTACAGGGCTTATCAAGAACTCGGAACAGACGATATGGACAAGTTAAGGGGAAATGAACATGACGAGTAA
- a CDS encoding Na+/H+ antiporter subunit E, producing the protein MSFQLLLNVIIAFTWMFLRGLWTLPSFIIGFFWGAVLLVVFRRFFHRRFYLHKVYAIIKLLFIFIRELFKANIAVTKDVLRPKLNIQPAIFAMPTRLESEWEITILSLLITLTPGTLVMDVSDDNSTIYIHAINTDDIDDIITDIQQTFEKAIMEVSR; encoded by the coding sequence ATGTCATTTCAACTATTATTAAACGTAATCATTGCATTCACATGGATGTTTTTGAGAGGGCTTTGGACACTGCCTTCCTTTATTATAGGGTTTTTCTGGGGAGCGGTACTGCTGGTTGTTTTCCGCCGTTTTTTTCACAGACGTTTTTACTTGCATAAAGTGTATGCGATCATTAAGCTGCTGTTTATTTTTATACGAGAATTATTCAAAGCCAATATTGCAGTGACTAAGGACGTATTGCGCCCTAAATTAAATATCCAGCCAGCCATCTTTGCAATGCCAACCCGTCTGGAGAGTGAATGGGAAATTACCATTCTTTCTCTTTTAATTACGCTAACGCCAGGCACACTGGTGATGGATGTGTCAGATGATAATTCTACTATCTATATTCATGCAATCAATACAGACGATATTGATGACATTATTACAGATATTCAGCAAACATTCGAAAAAGCTATTATGGAGGTGAGTCGTTAA
- a CDS encoding iron-containing alcohol dehydrogenase, translating into MNNFTFYNPTKLIFGKGQLEQLKTEAGRFGKKILLVYGGGSVKRSGLYDQVMDVLNDMNAEVHELAGVEPNPRLTTVRKGIDICKENGIEFLLAVGGGSVIDCTKAIAAGAKYDGDVWDIINRDVFAAEALPFGTVLTLAATGSEMNAGSVITNWETQEKYGWGSPATFPQFSILDPVNTFTVPKNQTVYGMVDMMSHVFEQYFHAATNTPLQDRMCEGVLQTVIETGPKLLNDLENYELRETILYNGTIALNGMLQMGHQGDWATHNIEHAVSAVYDIPHAGGLAILFPNWMKHVMDENVDRFKQVAVRVFNVDTEGKTDKEVALEGVDKLREFWSSLGAPTRLADYDIGEDKLDLMADRAMAKGEFGKFKKLNKEDVLAILRASL; encoded by the coding sequence GTGAACAATTTTACATTTTATAATCCTACAAAATTAATTTTTGGTAAAGGTCAATTAGAGCAATTAAAAACAGAAGCAGGGCGCTTTGGTAAAAAGATATTATTAGTATACGGCGGAGGAAGCGTAAAACGCAGCGGTTTATATGATCAAGTAATGGATGTACTGAATGACATGAATGCAGAAGTACATGAGTTAGCGGGAGTAGAGCCGAATCCTCGTCTGACAACTGTTCGAAAAGGAATCGATATTTGTAAAGAAAACGGTATTGAATTTTTACTTGCAGTAGGCGGAGGAAGCGTAATCGATTGTACAAAAGCAATCGCAGCAGGCGCAAAATATGATGGAGACGTATGGGACATCATTAACCGCGACGTATTCGCAGCTGAAGCTCTTCCATTTGGAACAGTGCTGACATTAGCAGCAACAGGTTCAGAAATGAATGCTGGTTCTGTTATTACAAATTGGGAAACACAAGAAAAATACGGCTGGGGCAGTCCGGCAACATTCCCTCAATTCTCTATCTTAGATCCGGTTAATACATTTACTGTACCAAAAAATCAAACAGTTTATGGCATGGTCGACATGATGAGCCACGTATTTGAACAATATTTCCATGCTGCAACAAATACACCCCTTCAAGATCGCATGTGTGAAGGAGTACTGCAAACGGTTATTGAAACGGGACCAAAGTTATTAAACGACTTAGAGAACTACGAGTTACGTGAAACGATTTTATACAATGGTACAATCGCATTAAACGGTATGTTACAAATGGGACACCAAGGCGATTGGGCTACTCACAATATTGAGCATGCGGTATCAGCTGTATATGACATTCCACATGCAGGTGGATTAGCAATTTTATTCCCGAACTGGATGAAACACGTAATGGATGAGAACGTAGATCGCTTCAAGCAAGTAGCTGTACGCGTATTTAACGTAGATACGGAAGGCAAGACAGATAAAGAAGTAGCACTTGAAGGTGTTGATAAGCTTCGTGAATTCTGGTCAAGCCTAGGTGCACCAACTCGCTTAGCTGATTATGATATTGGTGAAGATAAATTAGATCTTATGGCTGATCGTGCGATGGCTAAAGGTGAATTTGGTAAATTTAAAAAATTAAACAAAGAAGATGTACTAGCAATTCTACGCGCTTCTTTATAA
- a CDS encoding Na+/H+ antiporter subunit A has translation MSWLHLVILSPFLLAFFVPLLYKKFQRIHTGWFVLPLPLVLFIYFTQYISGVSKGETYLHSMKWIPSLGINFDAYVDGLGLLFSLLITGIGTLVILYSIYYLSKTKEALHSFYVYLLLFMGSMLGVVLSDNLMSLYSFWELTSLSSFLLIGYWYKREKSQYGALKSMLITVFGGLSLLAGIVLLYVMTGTFSIREIISNVDVVTSSHLFIPALVLILLGAFTKSAQFPFHIWLPDAMEAPTPVSAYLHSATMVKAGIYLLARLSPVFAISATWFFVISTVGLITLLWGSFSAVKQQDLKGILAFSTISQLGMIMSLIGVGSAAIYYDFLDDNIYLVALTAAVFHLINHATFKGSLFMVVGIVDHETGTRDIRKLGGLMSVMPVTFTIAIIGGFSMAGLPPFNGFLSKEMFFTGMVNVTKMDMYSMQTWGILLPIIAWVGSIFTFVYSMILVFKTFTGKYQSEKLEKKPHEAPVGMLISPVILASLVVIFGFAPNLLESTIIEPTMASIAPSLLEAGKEYQVHIKFWHGFTPELFMTLGVITFGILLFMTLQKWSKIYTRFPSSLTLNNGYNYGIKRMEKGSTRIMKTLMTGFIRDYLLIIFTFIGILLLVTLFSQNAFAIDLKDTASIGVYEAILAFVMVAATITTLLAKSRLTAIISLGVAGYTLSLFFILFRAPDLALTQLVIETVSVSLFLLCFYYLPEFRKRKVRVKFQLPNLLVALLVGATVTLLGISANSTKLFESISHYFIENSYEKAGGENMVNVILVDFRGFDTLFEITVLCIAALAIYGMVRLRLTKEEEE, from the coding sequence TTGTCGTGGTTGCATTTGGTGATTTTATCGCCTTTTTTATTAGCCTTTTTTGTTCCGCTTCTGTATAAGAAATTCCAGCGTATTCATACAGGGTGGTTCGTTTTACCTCTTCCACTTGTGTTGTTCATTTACTTCACACAATATATTAGTGGCGTTTCTAAGGGGGAAACATATCTACATTCCATGAAATGGATACCTAGTCTAGGCATTAACTTTGATGCTTATGTGGATGGACTTGGGCTTCTATTTTCTCTATTAATCACCGGAATTGGGACACTTGTTATTCTTTACTCCATTTATTATCTTTCTAAGACAAAAGAAGCACTGCATTCGTTTTATGTCTATTTGCTTCTTTTTATGGGTTCTATGCTAGGAGTTGTATTATCAGACAATCTAATGAGCCTTTACAGCTTTTGGGAATTAACAAGCCTTTCATCTTTTTTATTGATTGGTTATTGGTACAAACGAGAGAAATCTCAATACGGAGCCTTAAAATCTATGCTTATTACCGTATTCGGAGGACTTTCCTTATTAGCAGGAATTGTGTTGTTATATGTCATGACAGGTACTTTCAGCATACGCGAAATTATCTCAAACGTAGATGTAGTGACATCTAGTCATCTATTTATTCCAGCTCTAGTCCTCATTTTATTAGGGGCCTTTACAAAATCTGCTCAGTTTCCTTTTCATATTTGGCTGCCAGATGCTATGGAAGCTCCAACCCCAGTGAGTGCATACCTTCATTCAGCTACAATGGTAAAAGCGGGAATTTATCTTTTAGCAAGACTCAGCCCTGTATTTGCTATAAGCGCCACTTGGTTTTTTGTTATTTCAACTGTAGGACTAATTACGCTGCTTTGGGGCTCATTTTCAGCAGTAAAGCAACAAGATTTGAAAGGAATTTTAGCCTTTTCAACGATTAGTCAGCTCGGGATGATTATGTCCCTTATAGGAGTAGGCAGCGCAGCTATTTACTATGACTTTTTAGACGATAATATCTACTTAGTGGCTCTTACTGCAGCCGTTTTCCATTTGATTAACCACGCTACCTTCAAAGGGAGTTTGTTTATGGTAGTAGGCATCGTCGATCATGAAACAGGCACCCGTGATATTAGAAAGTTAGGTGGGTTAATGAGCGTTATGCCTGTGACATTTACCATTGCCATCATCGGGGGATTTTCAATGGCAGGTCTTCCTCCCTTTAACGGATTTTTAAGTAAAGAGATGTTCTTTACAGGCATGGTAAACGTGACAAAAATGGATATGTATAGCATGCAGACGTGGGGAATTTTGCTGCCTATCATTGCTTGGGTGGGAAGTATTTTTACTTTCGTCTATAGTATGATTCTTGTCTTTAAAACCTTTACAGGCAAATACCAGTCCGAAAAGTTGGAGAAGAAGCCGCATGAAGCGCCAGTAGGCATGCTTATTTCACCTGTTATTTTAGCATCACTGGTTGTTATTTTTGGCTTTGCTCCTAATTTATTAGAATCAACTATTATTGAGCCAACAATGGCCTCTATCGCACCTAGCCTGCTAGAGGCAGGTAAAGAATATCAAGTGCATATCAAATTTTGGCACGGCTTTACGCCAGAATTATTTATGACGTTAGGGGTCATCACATTTGGTATTTTGTTATTTATGACGCTTCAAAAGTGGTCAAAAATTTATACACGATTCCCTTCTTCTTTAACGCTTAATAACGGCTATAATTATGGAATTAAAAGGATGGAAAAAGGCTCAACCCGTATCATGAAAACATTAATGACAGGATTTATTAGAGACTATCTTTTAATCATTTTTACGTTTATAGGCATTTTACTCCTCGTAACGCTCTTTTCTCAGAATGCCTTTGCAATTGATCTAAAAGATACTGCTTCTATCGGCGTTTATGAAGCCATACTAGCATTTGTAATGGTTGCAGCTACTATTACAACTTTATTGGCAAAATCACGCCTCACAGCCATTATTTCGCTGGGAGTTGCCGGGTATACACTTTCTTTATTTTTCATATTATTCCGTGCCCCTGACTTAGCTTTGACTCAATTAGTGATTGAAACTGTATCCGTATCCCTGTTTTTACTATGTTTCTACTACTTGCCGGAGTTTCGCAAGCGAAAAGTAAGGGTGAAGTTTCAGCTGCCAAACTTACTGGTTGCCCTTCTTGTAGGAGCGACCGTTACATTGCTTGGCATATCAGCAAACAGCACAAAACTATTTGAATCCATCTCACATTACTTCATTGAAAATAGTTATGAAAAAGCAGGCGGCGAAAACATGGTGAATGTGATCCTTGTTGACTTCCGCGGATTTGATACATTATTTGAAATTACCGTACTTTGTATAGCAGCTCTTGCTATCTATGGCATGGTTCGTCTTCGGTTAACAAAGGAGGAAGAAGAGTGA
- a CDS encoding YugN-like family protein yields MIELSSRLDGTLFKLYELEKTLKPLGYNIGGNWDYDHGSFDYKMNDEVGYQFLRIPFTATNGELDSKGTTVQIGTPFLLSHKYQIGLDDNVHNGNVSASFNQFAEPQDADASLPEKYISLGEELIREAEEALLQ; encoded by the coding sequence ATGATTGAATTATCTTCAAGATTAGATGGCACATTATTCAAGCTTTATGAATTAGAAAAAACGCTTAAGCCGCTTGGGTATAACATTGGAGGAAATTGGGATTATGATCATGGTTCATTCGACTATAAGATGAATGATGAAGTCGGCTATCAGTTTTTACGTATCCCGTTTACAGCTACGAATGGAGAACTGGATTCTAAAGGAACAACCGTACAAATTGGTACGCCATTTTTACTTTCACATAAATATCAAATTGGTCTAGATGACAATGTTCACAATGGAAATGTGAGTGCTTCATTTAATCAGTTTGCAGAACCCCAAGACGCAGACGCTTCACTTCCAGAAAAGTATATCAGCTTAGGAGAAGAGCTAATTAGAGAGGCAGAAGAGGCGCTGCTTCAGTAA
- a CDS encoding glucose-6-phosphate isomerase translates to MTHVRFDYSNALSFFGEHELTYLRDAVKVAHHSIHEKTGAGNDFLGWVDLPTEYDKEEFARIQKSAEKIKSDSDVLIVIGIGGSYLGARAAIEMLQHSFYNTLSKEQRKTPQVIFAGNNISSTYMKDLMDVLQDKDFSINVISKSGTTTEPAIAFRIFRKLLEEKYGKEEARKRIYATTDKARGALKTLADEEGYETFVIPDDVGGRYSVLTAVGLLPIAAAGLDIEQMMKGAADAQEAFSSSELEENPAYQYAVARNVLYNKGKTIEMLINYEPALQYFAEWWKQLFGESEGKDQKGIYPSSANFSTDLHSLGQYVQEGRRDIFETIVQVQDSRHELTIEEDAADLDGLNYLAGETVDFVNKKAFQGTMLAHTDGGVPNLVVNIPALDEYTFGYVVYFFEKACAISGYLLGVNPFDQPGVEAYKVNMFALLGKPGFEEKKAELEKRLK, encoded by the coding sequence ATGACACATGTTCGTTTTGATTATTCAAACGCGTTATCATTTTTTGGTGAACATGAACTTACATACTTACGTGATGCCGTGAAAGTAGCTCACCATTCAATTCATGAGAAAACAGGTGCGGGAAATGACTTTTTAGGATGGGTAGACCTTCCTACAGAGTATGACAAAGAAGAATTTGCACGCATTCAAAAAAGTGCAGAAAAAATTAAATCTGATTCAGATGTATTAATTGTTATCGGTATTGGAGGATCTTACTTAGGTGCTCGTGCTGCTATTGAAATGCTTCAGCATTCATTCTATAACACATTATCAAAAGAACAGCGTAAAACGCCGCAAGTTATTTTTGCTGGCAACAACATCAGCTCAACATACATGAAAGACTTAATGGACGTTTTACAAGATAAAGATTTCTCTATTAATGTTATTTCAAAATCTGGTACAACAACAGAACCAGCGATTGCTTTCCGTATCTTCCGTAAATTATTAGAAGAAAAGTACGGCAAAGAAGAAGCGCGCAAGCGTATTTATGCAACAACAGATAAAGCACGGGGCGCATTAAAAACATTAGCGGACGAAGAAGGCTATGAAACATTTGTTATTCCAGATGACGTAGGCGGTCGTTATTCCGTATTAACAGCGGTTGGCTTATTACCAATTGCCGCTGCAGGTCTTGATATCGAACAAATGATGAAAGGGGCAGCTGATGCTCAAGAAGCATTCTCATCATCAGAGCTAGAAGAGAACCCTGCTTATCAATATGCTGTAGCTCGTAACGTTCTTTATAATAAAGGAAAAACAATTGAAATGCTGATTAACTATGAGCCAGCTCTTCAATATTTTGCTGAGTGGTGGAAGCAGTTATTTGGCGAAAGTGAAGGAAAAGACCAAAAAGGTATTTACCCTTCATCTGCTAACTTCTCAACGGATCTTCATTCTTTAGGTCAATATGTACAAGAAGGTCGTCGTGATATTTTTGAAACAATTGTACAAGTTCAAGATTCTCGTCATGAGCTAACAATTGAAGAAGATGCAGCGGACTTAGATGGATTAAATTACTTAGCTGGTGAAACAGTTGACTTTGTAAATAAAAAAGCGTTCCAAGGTACAATGCTTGCTCACACAGATGGAGGCGTTCCAAACTTAGTTGTAAACATTCCGGCGTTAGATGAGTATACGTTTGGATATGTTGTATATTTCTTCGAAAAAGCGTGCGCAATCAGCGGCTATTTATTAGGCGTAAACCCATTCGATCAGCCGGGAGTAGAAGCATACAAAGTAAATATGTTTGCTCTTCTTGGAAAACCTGGTTTTGAAGAGAAAAAAGCAGAATTAGAAAAGCGTTTGAAATAA
- the cdaS gene encoding sporulation-specific diadenylate cyclase CdaS, translated as MERPSFQLDDTIKNNVRTYLQQISTEASNLIKHLDTSDHCILCDFEEMRRLFQDVQATAASYYLRHYLSPYTFEYAALSLAIHNLSEKRHGALIVIEREQNVDPLIQKGMPIQAPVSATLVETLFYPGTPLHDGAVLIRNNQLISAANVLPLSSIISTNKKLGTRHRAAIGMSEKSDALILVVSEETGKISFALDGSLYPIHSSKNMI; from the coding sequence ATGGAGAGACCATCCTTTCAATTAGACGATACAATTAAAAATAACGTGCGAACATATTTACAGCAGATTTCAACTGAAGCCTCTAATTTAATTAAGCATTTAGACACGAGTGATCATTGTATCCTATGTGATTTTGAGGAGATGAGAAGGTTATTTCAAGATGTTCAAGCTACGGCCGCCTCTTATTACTTGCGTCATTACTTATCGCCTTATACATTTGAATATGCTGCTCTGTCCTTAGCTATTCATAACCTTTCTGAGAAACGTCACGGCGCTTTAATTGTCATTGAACGGGAACAAAATGTAGACCCTCTTATTCAAAAAGGAATGCCTATTCAAGCTCCTGTCAGCGCTACGCTAGTTGAGACGCTGTTCTATCCAGGAACACCCTTACATGACGGAGCCGTCCTAATTAGAAATAATCAGCTTATTTCAGCTGCTAATGTTTTACCTCTCTCGTCTATTATTTCAACGAACAAAAAATTAGGAACACGTCACCGTGCAGCCATTGGAATGTCGGAAAAATCGGATGCATTAATTTTAGTTGTATCTGAAGAAACAGGTAAAATTTCGTTTGCTCTTGATGGAAGCCTCTACCCTATTCACTCCAGCAAAAATATGATTTAA
- the mnhG gene encoding monovalent cation/H(+) antiporter subunit G translates to MNVISEIIVGALVLIGSLLTVVTMIGLIRLPDTYTRSHAASKSATLGVLFILVGCLLYFWLDTGHISARLILAIVFVFITSPIAGHLLGRAAYYSGVPLSDKTVRDDLKTKQQKKLTHHE, encoded by the coding sequence ATGAACGTGATCAGTGAAATCATTGTAGGAGCTTTGGTACTAATAGGGTCTCTTCTGACAGTTGTAACCATGATTGGGCTTATTCGCTTGCCTGATACGTATACAAGAAGTCACGCTGCCTCTAAAAGTGCTACCTTAGGCGTCCTGTTTATATTAGTGGGCTGCTTACTCTACTTTTGGCTTGACACTGGCCATATTAGTGCACGGTTAATTTTAGCGATTGTCTTTGTGTTTATCACCTCTCCTATCGCTGGGCATTTACTAGGAAGAGCGGCTTATTACAGCGGAGTTCCTCTTTCTGATAAGACCGTTCGGGATGATTTGAAAACCAAACAGCAGAAAAAGCTTACCCATCATGAATAG
- a CDS encoding VOC family protein, producing the protein MAILKFEHVGVQVKDIEESIEFYTQKVGLELIETLPHTDPSLKLAFLGLEGNVIVELIQGYNSSLPNEGKVHHFALAVDGIEEEFERLKSAGVSFVEENIVTLPNGARYLFFYGPDKEWIEYYEVKR; encoded by the coding sequence ATGGCAATTTTAAAATTTGAACATGTAGGCGTTCAAGTAAAGGATATAGAAGAATCTATTGAGTTTTATACACAAAAAGTGGGATTAGAGCTCATCGAAACACTACCACATACCGATCCGTCTTTGAAACTAGCTTTTCTAGGTTTAGAAGGCAATGTAATCGTAGAGTTAATTCAAGGGTATAACTCAAGCTTACCTAACGAAGGTAAAGTTCATCATTTTGCGCTGGCGGTAGACGGAATTGAAGAGGAGTTTGAGCGTTTAAAATCAGCAGGCGTTTCATTTGTGGAAGAAAACATTGTAACTTTGCCAAATGGAGCAAGATACTTATTTTTCTACGGTCCAGACAAAGAATGGATTGAATATTACGAAGTAAAAAGATAA
- a CDS encoding Na+/H+ antiporter subunit D, producing the protein MTSNFVIIPLLIPFVVGVVLIFFKDNIKLQRIISVLSLITTTALAAYLVQLVQSKGVLTHELGNWKPPFGIVLVADMFASLLVLTASIVTLCCVLFAFHTIGERRERFYFYSFVQFLLVGVFGAFLTGDIFNLFVFFEVMLMSSYALIVIGGTKAQLRESLKYILVNVISSALFVIAVAYLYAVTGTLNMADLSQRIAEANQPGILTTIGMLLFIVFALKAALFPMYFWLPGSYSAPPPVIIGLFGALLTKVGVYSIFRTFTLLFYHHPEFTHQIIGYVALLTIVVGAVGAIAYSDVNKILIYNIIIAVGVIVYGVTLTTKAGFEGAIYYLIHDMIIKAALFLLAGSIIRITGTTKLKKMGGLIKDYPLLGWMFFIAIISLAGIPPLSGFIGKFLLVQGGLESESYTFVAVLLVSSLLVLYSAIKIFMSCFWGEPTLSAGQEKVSLKGILYPSAILLAVSVFLGLGAEAVIPYVSTAAQTLMDPSIYIQSVLKE; encoded by the coding sequence ATGACGAGTAATTTTGTAATCATCCCACTGCTTATCCCGTTTGTTGTAGGTGTTGTGCTCATTTTTTTCAAAGACAATATTAAACTTCAAAGGATAATCAGTGTTTTATCATTAATCACCACCACTGCTTTGGCTGCATATTTAGTACAGTTGGTTCAATCAAAAGGTGTTTTAACTCACGAGCTTGGGAACTGGAAACCTCCTTTTGGAATTGTTCTAGTAGCGGACATGTTCGCTTCCCTTCTCGTACTTACTGCTAGTATCGTAACACTATGCTGCGTTCTTTTTGCTTTTCATACAATTGGCGAAAGACGTGAACGTTTTTACTTTTATTCGTTTGTGCAGTTTTTATTAGTAGGCGTATTCGGCGCTTTCTTGACAGGTGATATCTTTAACTTATTTGTCTTTTTTGAAGTCATGCTTATGTCTTCGTACGCTCTTATTGTAATTGGCGGTACAAAAGCACAGCTTCGAGAGTCTCTTAAGTATATTTTAGTCAATGTCATTTCATCCGCTTTGTTTGTAATTGCTGTTGCTTATTTGTACGCCGTAACAGGAACTCTCAACATGGCAGATCTTTCACAGCGAATTGCTGAGGCAAACCAACCGGGAATTTTAACAACCATTGGCATGCTTTTATTTATTGTATTTGCATTAAAAGCAGCTTTATTTCCAATGTATTTTTGGCTTCCAGGGTCGTACAGTGCGCCTCCACCCGTCATTATCGGATTGTTTGGTGCGTTGCTAACAAAAGTAGGAGTTTATTCGATTTTCAGGACTTTTACTTTACTGTTTTATCACCACCCTGAATTCACTCATCAAATTATCGGTTACGTTGCGCTTTTGACGATTGTTGTTGGTGCAGTAGGCGCCATTGCTTATTCGGATGTTAATAAAATTTTAATTTATAACATTATTATTGCTGTCGGAGTCATTGTCTATGGGGTGACTTTAACAACAAAAGCAGGTTTTGAAGGAGCCATTTATTATTTGATTCACGACATGATTATTAAAGCAGCTCTCTTCCTTCTTGCTGGAAGCATCATTCGAATAACTGGAACAACAAAATTAAAGAAAATGGGTGGATTAATTAAAGACTACCCGCTGCTTGGCTGGATGTTTTTTATCGCTATTATTTCGTTGGCAGGAATTCCTCCCTTAAGCGGCTTTATTGGAAAATTCCTTTTAGTTCAGGGCGGCTTAGAATCAGAGAGCTACACGTTTGTAGCGGTTTTACTAGTTTCAAGCCTGCTCGTTTTATATTCTGCCATTAAGATTTTCATGAGCTGCTTCTGGGGTGAACCTACGCTTTCTGCTGGTCAGGAAAAGGTATCCCTTAAAGGAATTCTATACCCATCCGCTATCTTACTTGCTGTTTCTGTCTTTTTAGGACTAGGTGCAGAAGCTGTTATTCCTTATGTGTCAACAGCCGCTCAAACGCTTATGGATCCTTCAATTTATATCCAATCGGTGTTAAAGGAGTAG
- a CDS encoding potassium channel family protein — protein sequence MMEWLLFRLFRRSILVRLLFIIGCLVLLFGMLIHFLEPQTFGNVFEGIWWVIITISTIGYGDFAPTTTIGRLAAIILVLIGTGFITTYFVTLSKIAVSAESAYLEGNLKFYGKDHFIVVGWNERAKLVLESYRDAFHKEDIVLIDDSLTKNPMICDRVHFIKGSPSHYEVLELANARYAKKVLITADQHKTEEYADMNTIVTLVALQGLNPSIYSIVELLTKKHIQNAQNLGVNEMIKTNELISQVMYEHIFVKKLESLKKE from the coding sequence ATGATGGAATGGCTATTATTTCGACTTTTTCGTCGTTCTATTTTAGTGCGGCTTCTTTTTATTATCGGCTGCCTTGTTCTACTTTTCGGCATGCTTATACATTTCCTAGAGCCGCAAACGTTTGGGAATGTGTTTGAAGGAATTTGGTGGGTTATTATTACAATCTCGACTATAGGGTACGGTGATTTTGCTCCGACCACTACGATTGGAAGGTTAGCTGCAATTATTTTAGTCCTGATCGGAACTGGATTTATTACTACTTATTTTGTCACGCTTTCTAAAATTGCTGTTTCCGCTGAGAGTGCTTATTTGGAAGGGAATTTAAAATTTTATGGAAAAGATCACTTCATCGTTGTCGGGTGGAATGAGCGCGCCAAACTCGTGTTAGAGTCTTATCGCGACGCATTTCATAAAGAAGACATTGTTCTTATCGACGACTCTCTGACTAAAAACCCCATGATTTGTGATCGCGTTCATTTTATTAAAGGAAGTCCCTCTCACTATGAAGTATTAGAACTTGCCAACGCTCGGTACGCAAAAAAAGTGCTGATTACTGCGGATCAGCATAAGACAGAAGAATATGCAGACATGAATACAATTGTTACGTTAGTCGCTCTGCAAGGATTGAACCCTTCTATTTACAGCATCGTTGAACTGTTAACAAAAAAGCATATTCAAAATGCGCAAAATTTGGGGGTGAATGAAATGATTAAAACAAACGAGTTGATTAGTCAAGTCATGTACGAACATATTTTTGTGAAAAAATTAGAGAGTTTAAAAAAAGAATAG